Proteins encoded within one genomic window of Eleutherodactylus coqui strain aEleCoq1 chromosome 1, aEleCoq1.hap1, whole genome shotgun sequence:
- the LOC136611806 gene encoding S-antigen protein-like yields the protein MALFYDKLRLDGREKLPLDGRDKLPLDGQDKLPLDGRDKLPLDGRDKLPLDGRDKLPLDGRDKLPLDGRDKLPLDGRDKLPLDGRDKLPRDGRDKLPRDSRDQLLLDGRDQLLLGGRDQLLLGGRDQLPLDGRDQLPLDGRDQLPLDGRDKLPLDGRDKLPLDGRDKLPLDGRDKLPLDGRDKLPLDGRDKWHLEDI from the exons ATGGCCTTGTTTTATGACAAG TTGCGTCTGGATGGTCGGGAGAAGTTGCCCCTGGATGGTCGGGACAAGTTGCCCCTGGATGGTCAGGACAAGTTGCCCCTGGATGGTCGGGACAAGTTGCCCCTGGATGGTCGGGACAAGTTGCCCCTGGATGGTCGGGACAAGTTGCCCCTGGATGGTCGGGACAAGTTGCCCCTGGATGGTCGGGACAAGTTGCCCCTGGATGGTCGGGACAAGTTGCCCCTGGATGGTCGGGACAAGTTGCCCCGGGATGGTCGGGACAAGTTGCCCCGGGATAGTCGGGAccagttgctcctggatggtcggGACCAGTTGCTCCTGGGTGGTCGGGACCAGTTGCTCCTGGGTGGTCGGGACCAGTTGCCCCTGGACGGTCGGGACCAGTTGCCCCTGGACGGTCGGGACCAGTTGCCCCTGGACGGTCGGGACAAGTTGCCCCTGGACGGTCGGGACAAGTTGCCCCTGGACGGTCGGGACAAGTTGCCCCTGGACGGTCGGGACAAGTTGCCCCTGGACGGTCGGGACAAGTTGCCCCTGGACGGTCGGGACAAGTGGCACCTGGAGGACATTTAG